TCGGCTATACGGCTTCGTTCATGGCGATTATTGTCGCTTGTGTAGGATTGATCGGGTTTGCCATGCACATGCTGTCCCGCCGCACAAAAGAAGTTGGCGTTCGCAAGGTTCTGGGAGCTTCCACACACTCCCTCTTTGTTTTGCTATCCTTACCCATAGTTCGTCTTGCATTCATTGGGTGTATAATTGGATGCATCCTGGCCTTTTTTGCGATGCGTGCGTATTTGCAACGCTTTCCTTTTCAAATGCCACTGGAGCCAATGCACTTTGCAGGACCAGCGATAGGCTGTATCGCCCTGGCACTTGCGGCAATTTCATATCACACCATACGCATTGTGCGAACAGACCCCGTGAAAGAGTTAAAAAATGAATAAGCATAGGTAATACAGGCACGCACCGAAAGCAGGGCGTAGCCCCAAATTCAACAGCTATTTAAGCATCGGATGGGCTGCTTGTGATTGATCACAAAGAAATGGGATTAAGGAGAGCATTATGGAGAGGATCTCAAAAATTCAAGCATTGCCTGACATCGGACGCGATTTCATCGGTGTTGCAGGGCAGCACAATACATATTGGAAGGGTGAACCTCTGTACGAAATACTGTCTTGGACGGAGTATGAAATGTCCTTGATGAATATGAAGTCCGGAGTGCTCGAAAACAGGTCCAGACAGATCATGCTGTCAGGGAAATACGCTAATGCCATCGGCCGAATATGTCAGCAGACACGAAATCGTATGGTCACAGTAGCTGGTCGCGTATGGGAGGTGCCGAGAGACCTGAGATGCCCCGGTGAAACGGAGACAGAGGCAACCTATCGCATTCTTGCCGAAGCAGCCGAACAGGATAATCTAACTGATATCGCTCGGTTAGGTGGGGATTTTGTAGCTGTCGTTCAATGTCTTGATGAAGTGGTTTTGATCAGAAGTCTGACAAGTGGGACTCAGATATTCTACAGAAGGAAAGGAACTTCTC
This is a stretch of genomic DNA from Gemmatimonadota bacterium. It encodes these proteins:
- a CDS encoding FtsX-like permease family protein; the encoded protein is NEHLAKRFEWTHARGQTFPFQVGQVEHPQVVGVISDFYFQNILPPMGPLVIHKDPETEIRAILVRLQPDMATETEGILKQIWSEVAPGVTPQFGLLKDELANSTRNIRNINQSIGYTASFMAIIVACVGLIGFAMHMLSRRTKEVGVRKVLGASTHSLFVLLSLPIVRLAFIGCIIGCILAFFAMRAYLQRFPFQMPLEPMHFAGPAIGCIALALAAISYHTIRIVRTDPVKELKNE